The Callithrix jacchus isolate 240 chromosome X, calJac240_pri, whole genome shotgun sequence genome contains a region encoding:
- the ZCCHC12 gene encoding zinc finger CCHC domain-containing protein 12: MASIIARVGKSRRQNSPLPPWLYSMMRSLGRSLSPIMSSMAERNMKLFSGRMVPAQGEETFENWLTQVNEVLPDWNMSEDEKLQRLMKTLRGPAREVMRVLQATNPNLNVADFLRAMKLVFGESESSMTAHGKFFNTLQAQGEKTSLYVIRLEVQLQNAIQAGIIAEKDANQIRLQQFLLGADLSRDLRLRLKELLRMYADEQDRLPTFLELIRMVREEDDWDDDDAIHRKRSKRSESMVERAVSPVAFQGSPPIVMGSADCNVIEIDDTLDDDSDEDVILVESQDPPLPPWGAPSLRNRARPQDEVLVIDSPQTSRAQFPSTSGGSGFKNNGPGEMQMRRARKRKHILRCSYCGEEGHSKETCDNESDRAQVFENLIITLQELTHTEMERSRGALGRYNIFSQLL; this comes from the coding sequence ATGGCTAGCATCATTGCACGTGTGGGTAAAAGCCGGCGGCAGAACTCACCCTTGCCGCCTTGGCTCTATTCCATGATGAGGTCCCTGGGGAGGAGTCTCAGTCCTATAATGTCCAGCATGGCAGAGAGAAATATGAAGTTGTTTTCGGGGAGGATGGTGCCAGCCCAGGGGGAAGAAACCTTTGAAAACTGGCTGACCCAAGTCAATGAGGTCCTGCCAGATTGGAATATGTCTGAGGACGAAAAGCTCCAGCGCTTGATGAAAACCCTTAGGGGCCCTGCCCGGGAGGTCATGCGTGTGCTTCAGGCGACCAACCCTAATCTAAATGTGGCAGATTTCTTGAGAGCCATGAAATTGGTGTTTGGGGAGTCTGAAAGCAGTATGACTGCCCATGGTAAATTTTTTAACACCCTGCAGGCACAAGGGGAGAAAACCTCCCTTTATGTGATCCGTTTAGAAGTGCAGCTCCAGAACGCTATTCAGGCAGGCATCATAGCTGAGAAAGATGCAAACCAGATTCGCTTGCAGCAGTTCCTTTTAGGCGCTGACCTTAGTAGGGACCTCCGCCTCAGACTTAAGGAGCTTCTCAGGATGTATGCAGATGAGCAGGATCGGCTTCCCACTTTCCTGGAGTTAATCAGAATGGTGAGGGAGGAAGATGATTGGGATGATGATGATGCTATTCATCGGAAGCGGTCCAAAAGGTCTGAGTCGATGGTGGAGAGGGCAGTCAGCCCTGTGGCATTTCAGGGCTCCCCGCCAATAGTGATGGGCAGTGCTGACTGCAATGTGATAGAGATTGATGATACCCTCGATGACGACTCTGATGAGGATGTGATCCTGGTGGAGTCTCAGGATCCTCCACTTCCACCCTGGGGTGCCCCTTCCCTCAGAAACAGGGCCAGACCTCAGGATGAAGTGCTGGTCATTGATTCCCCCCAAACTTCCAGGGCTCAGTTTCCTTCCACCAGTGGTGGTTCTGGCTTTAAGAATAATGGTCCTGGGGAGATGCAGATGCGTAGAGCCAGGAAGCGAAAACACATTCTCCGCTGTTCGTATTGTGGTGAGGAGGGTCACTCCAAAGAAACCTGTGACAACGAGAGTGACAGGGCCCAGGTTTTTGAGAATTTGATCATCACCCTGCAGGAGCTGACCCATACCGAGATGGAGCGATCAAGAGGGGCCCTTGGCCGATACAATATCTTCTCTCAGCTTCTGTAA